One window of the Triticum dicoccoides isolate Atlit2015 ecotype Zavitan chromosome 3B, WEW_v2.0, whole genome shotgun sequence genome contains the following:
- the LOC119276620 gene encoding high-affinity nitrate transporter 2.3-like translates to MEGESKPAAMGVQAAPKGKFRIPVDSDNKATEFWLFSFARPHMSAFHLSWFSFFCCFVSTFAAPPLLPLIRDNLGLTGKDIGNAGIASVSGAVFARLAMGTACDLVGPRLASAAIILLTTPAVYCSAIIDSASSFLLVRFFTGFSLASFVSTQFWMSSMFSSPKVGLANGVAGGWGNLGGGAVQFIMPLVFEVVRKIGSTDFVAWRVAFFIPGIMQTFSAIAVLAFGQDMPDGNYRKLHKSGEMHKDSFGNVLRHAVTNYRAWILALTYGYCFGVELAVDNIVAQYFYDRFDVNLHTAGLIAASFGMANIISRPGGGLMSDWLSDRFGMRGRLWGLWIVQTIGGILCVVLGVVDYSFGASVAVMILFSFFVQAACGLTFGIVPFVSRRSLGLISGMTGGGGNVGAVLTQVIFFRGTTYKTETGIMYMGLMILACTLPITLIYFPQWGGMFAGPRKGATAEEYYSQEWTEEERAKGYSAATERFAENSVREGGRRAASGSQSRHTVPVDGSPADV, encoded by the coding sequence ATGGAGGGGGAGTCGAAGCCGGCGGCGATGGGGGTGCAGGCGGCGCCCAAGGGCAAGTTCAGGATCCCGGTGGACTCCGACAACAAGGCCACCGAGTTCTGGCTCTTCTCGTTCGCGAGGCCGCACATGAGCGCTTTCCACCTCTCGTGGTTCTCcttcttctgctgcttcgtctcCACCTTCGCCGCGCCGCCGCTCCTGCCGCTCATCCGGGACAACCTCGGCCTCACGGGCAAGGACATCGGCAACGCCGGGATCGCGTCCGTGTCGGGAGCCGTGTTCGCGCGTCTCGCCATGGGCACGGCCTGCGACCTGGTCGGGCCCCGCCTGGCGTCCGCGGCCATCATACTGCTCACCACCCCCGCGGTGTACTGCTCCGCCATCATCGACTCCGCGTCGTCGTTCCTGCTCGTGCGCTTCTTCACGGGCTTCTCGCTCGCCTCCTTCGTGTCCACGCAGTTCTGGATGAGCTCCATGTTCTCGTCGCCCAAGGTGGGGCTGGCCAACGGCGTCGCCGGCGGCTGGGGCAACCTCGGCGGGGGCGCCGTGCAGTTCATCATGCCGCTCGTGTTCGAGGTCGTCCGCAAGATCGGCAGCACGGACTTCGTCGCGTGGCGCGTCGCCTTCTTCATCCCGGGCATCATGCAGACGTTCTCGGCCATCGCCGTGCTGGCGTTCGGGCAGGACATGCCGGACGGCAACTACCGTAAGCTGCACAAGAGCGGGGAGATGCACAAGGACAGCTTCGGCAACGTGCTGCGCCACGCGGTCACCAACTACCGGGCCTGGATCCTGGCGCTCACCTACGGCTACTGCTTCGGCGTCGAGCTCGCCGTCGACAACATCGTGGCGCAGTACTTCTACGACCGCTTCGACGTGAACCTCCACACGGCCGGACTCATCGCCGCCAGCTTCGGGATGGCCAACATCATCTCCCGCCCCGGCGGCGGGCTCATGTCCGACTGGCTCTCCGACCGGTTCGGCATGCGCGGCAGGCTGTGGGGACTGTGGATCGTGCAGACCATCGGCGGCATCCTCTGCGTGGTGCTCGGCGTCGTCGACTACTCGTTCGGCGCGTCGGTGGCCGTCATGATACTCTTCTCCTTCTTCGTGCAGGCCGCGTGCGGGCTCACCTTCGGCATCGTGCCGTTCGTCTCGCGGCGGTCGCTGGGGCTCATCTCCGGAATGACCGGCGGGGGCGGCAACGTGGGGGCCGTGCTGACGCAGGTCATCTTCTTCCGCGGCACCACGTACAAGACGGAGACGGGGATCATGTACATGGGGCTGATGATCCTGGCGTGCACGCTGCCCATCACGCTCATCTACTTCCCGCAGTGGGGCGGCATGTTCGCCGGGCCGCGGAAGGGGGCGACGGCGGAGGAGTACTACAGCCAGGAGTGGACCGAGGAGGAGCGGGCCAAGGGGTACAGCGCCGCGACCGAGCGTTTCGCGGAGAACAGCGTGCGCGAGGGCGGTCGGAGGGCGGCGTCGGGCAGCCAGTCAAGGCACACCGTCCCCGTCGACGGGTCGCCGGCCGACGTGTGA